The Rhodocytophaga rosea genome has a segment encoding these proteins:
- a CDS encoding response regulator, whose product MPEQKTKYNAIMLIDDNEIDNLINQKIIESSNICKNIFTHTGGKSAIEFLKNMEKIAASVPGCLPEIIFLDIDMPLMDGFQFLDEFDKLSKDTKQYCNVVMLTSSINPQDMNKSKKYDYVKKYVNKPLTQDSLNKLSI is encoded by the coding sequence ATGCCTGAGCAAAAAACCAAGTATAATGCCATTATGCTAATCGACGATAATGAGATAGATAATCTTATCAACCAGAAGATTATAGAGTCGTCCAATATCTGCAAGAATATATTCACTCACACTGGTGGAAAGAGCGCTATTGAATTCCTGAAAAATATGGAGAAGATTGCGGCTTCGGTACCTGGATGTTTGCCAGAGATTATTTTTCTCGATATAGATATGCCTTTGATGGATGGATTCCAGTTTCTGGATGAATTTGACAAGCTATCGAAAGACACCAAGCAATATTGTAACGTGGTGATGCTAACTTCTTCCATCAATCCTCAGGATATGAATAAGTCTAAAAAATATGACTATGTTAAAAAATATGTAAATAAGCCTTTAACACAAGATAGTTTAAATAAGCTAAGCATATAA
- a CDS encoding DUF4174 domain-containing protein — translation MFTTYIIGIVLVISGTLLCQFQINQSSSLEERLQSLKWQKRVILVMASSSYESEFLAQKSNLETKKVGVEDRDLEILYISINNLNYMDKTFIRKKFEIHDQNFCIILIGKDGGEKRRSDEPLKADDLFQTIDAMPMRQQEAKGKNK, via the coding sequence ATGTTTACAACTTATATTATTGGAATTGTACTTGTTATATCAGGCACTCTTTTATGTCAGTTTCAAATTAATCAAAGCAGCTCATTAGAGGAAAGACTCCAATCGTTAAAGTGGCAAAAGAGAGTGATTCTCGTAATGGCTTCCTCTTCTTATGAGAGTGAGTTCTTAGCACAGAAAAGTAATTTAGAAACAAAAAAAGTTGGTGTAGAAGATAGAGATTTGGAAATTTTATATATATCAATCAATAATCTTAACTATATGGATAAAACTTTTATAAGAAAAAAGTTCGAAATACATGATCAAAATTTTTGTATTATTCTCATAGGAAAAGATGGTGGAGAAAAACGTCGCTCTGATGAACCATTAAAAGCAGATGACTTATTTCAGACAATTGATGCTATGCCTATGAGGCAGCAGGAAGCGAAGGGTAAAAATAAGTAA
- a CDS encoding sterol desaturase family protein codes for MSKTPNTAVRPKNTGQKVIFDNPVLESLTRTHIAVPISIFVLFSIGLIVYAFTYSQLPSYLIGILFISGLLIFSLVEYIVHRYVFHMDTDTDLKEKIQYNFHGVHHEYPKDKGRLAMPPIVSVILAISLLYVFHLVIGEYTFAFLPGFVMGYASYLFVHFAVHAYQPPKNFFKVLWVNHGIHHYKDHNKAFGVSTPLWDFIFGTLPK; via the coding sequence ATGTCCAAAACACCCAACACAGCCGTGAGACCTAAAAATACAGGCCAGAAAGTTATTTTTGATAATCCAGTTCTGGAAAGCCTGACCAGAACCCATATTGCCGTCCCTATTTCTATTTTTGTTCTATTTTCTATAGGATTAATTGTATATGCCTTTACGTATTCACAGTTGCCTAGTTATCTGATAGGCATTCTGTTTATCAGCGGTTTATTAATATTTTCGCTGGTGGAATATATAGTGCACCGCTATGTATTCCATATGGATACCGATACGGACCTGAAAGAAAAGATACAGTACAATTTTCATGGAGTCCATCATGAGTATCCGAAGGATAAAGGCAGGTTAGCTATGCCACCGATTGTGAGTGTGATATTGGCTATCAGTTTACTATATGTTTTTCATCTGGTAATTGGTGAATATACGTTTGCCTTTTTACCGGGCTTTGTAATGGGATATGCTTCTTATTTATTTGTGCATTTTGCCGTACATGCGTATCAACCTCCGAAGAACTTTTTCAAAGTATTATGGGTGAATCATGGAATTCATCATTACAAAGATCATAACAAGGCTTTTGGAGTATCAACTCCACTGTGGGATTTTATATTTGGCACATTGCCTAAATAA
- the mfd gene encoding transcription-repair coupling factor yields MKIRDFLKLYQEDSFIQTIAQSIHRTTKEPVSIQVKGLIGSLDAVLGTALHFIQSRHHLYILHDREEAAYFQNDLQSLLGDQEVLFFPTSYKRPYQFEEIENANILRRAEVLNRMSQKSSKEIIVTYPEALTEKVINKRSLRENTFSAKIGDKLDTGFVSEFLVGYDFDKTEFVYEPGQFSIRGGIIDVFSYAHDLPYRIELFGDEIESIRTFDPNTQLSVENVKEVSLIPDVQTKLLQESRESFLDFLPEETLVFVKDIEFTLDTIQKYYEKAEQSFQLILQESGNTKIVAQPEGLFETRKTFLSQLKEKDIVEFGKRFYFKNTTKFTYPSSPQPSFNKDFKLLIENLHDNQSHEISNIIVADSVKQMERLRTIFDELDPFVKFQSLNISFREGFVDKQLQLACYTDHQIFERFHRYKTKDKFSKTKSLTLKELRTLQPGDYVTHVDYGIGRFAGLEKVENNGREQEAIRLVYRDDDLLYVSIHALHKIAKYTGKEGAPPIMSKLGSPDWENKKARAKKQVKDIAKELIELYAKRRSAPGYAFSRDNFMQAELESSFIYEDTPDQAKATTDVKADMEQPHPMDRLVCGDVGFGKTEVAIRAAFKAVCDNKQVAVLVPTTVLAIQHYKTFKERLEKFPVKIEYINRFKTTQQIKETLKRVEVGETGILIGTHRIVSKDIKFKNLGLMIIDEEQKFGVKTKEKLKEMRVNVDALTLTATPIPRTLHFSLMGARDLSIIATPPPNRQPVTTELHIFNEVLIRDAVSFELRRGGQVFFVHNRVSDIEAMGNLILKLVPDAKIGIAHGQMEGDRLEKAMLKFIEGEFDVLVSTNIIESGLDIPNANTIIINQAHMFGLSDLHQMRGRVGRSNKKAFCYLLTPAISAMTTDARKRLSTLEEFSELGDGFKVAMRDLDIRGAGNLLGAEQSGFISDLGFEMYHDILDKAVQELKESEFKDLFVKELPVKELVTDCVIETDLQILIPEKYVTSISERLSLYSQLDNIKDEEALRKFQQSVTDRFGPLPDEVHDLIEIVRLRWIAERIGLEKMVIKNDSLKGYFVSSENEAYFKSDKFSRVLQFLQKNPKKSRLKEAKNKLFIIFDNISSVKSAIEALSQI; encoded by the coding sequence TTGAAAATTCGAGACTTTTTAAAGCTATATCAGGAAGATAGTTTCATTCAAACCATTGCTCAAAGCATTCATCGAACTACCAAAGAACCTGTAAGTATTCAAGTAAAGGGATTAATAGGTAGTCTGGATGCTGTGCTGGGTACAGCATTACATTTTATTCAATCCAGGCATCATTTATATATATTGCATGACCGGGAAGAAGCGGCTTATTTTCAGAACGACCTTCAAAGCCTGTTGGGCGACCAGGAGGTTTTGTTTTTTCCTACTTCTTATAAAAGACCTTACCAGTTTGAAGAGATAGAAAATGCGAATATCTTACGCCGGGCGGAGGTATTGAACCGGATGAGCCAGAAAAGCAGTAAAGAAATAATAGTTACCTATCCGGAAGCACTCACTGAAAAAGTAATTAATAAACGTTCGCTGCGGGAAAATACATTTTCGGCTAAAATAGGTGATAAGCTAGATACTGGCTTTGTAAGTGAGTTTTTGGTGGGTTATGATTTCGACAAAACGGAATTTGTGTATGAGCCTGGTCAGTTTTCTATCCGGGGTGGTATTATTGATGTATTTTCCTATGCGCATGACCTGCCTTACCGCATAGAGCTCTTCGGCGATGAGATAGAAAGCATCCGCACCTTTGACCCTAATACGCAGCTTTCGGTAGAAAATGTAAAAGAAGTTTCATTGATTCCGGATGTTCAAACCAAACTATTACAGGAATCCCGGGAATCTTTTCTGGATTTTCTGCCAGAGGAAACACTAGTATTTGTTAAAGATATAGAGTTTACACTTGATACTATTCAGAAATATTATGAAAAGGCAGAACAGAGTTTTCAATTGATATTACAGGAAAGCGGCAACACAAAAATAGTAGCTCAGCCGGAAGGTCTGTTTGAAACAAGAAAAACGTTCCTTAGCCAGTTAAAAGAAAAAGACATAGTTGAATTCGGCAAACGATTTTATTTTAAGAATACAACCAAATTTACCTATCCATCCTCTCCCCAACCTTCTTTCAACAAAGATTTTAAACTCCTCATCGAAAATCTGCATGACAATCAGTCGCATGAGATTTCAAATATCATCGTAGCTGATTCTGTGAAGCAGATGGAAAGACTGCGGACTATTTTCGATGAACTGGATCCTTTTGTTAAGTTTCAGTCTTTAAATATATCGTTCCGGGAAGGCTTTGTAGATAAACAGTTGCAACTCGCTTGTTATACTGATCACCAGATTTTCGAGCGTTTTCATCGGTACAAAACCAAGGACAAGTTTTCCAAAACTAAATCACTTACATTAAAGGAGCTTCGCACTTTACAACCTGGCGATTACGTAACCCATGTTGATTATGGAATTGGCCGTTTTGCAGGATTGGAAAAAGTAGAAAATAATGGCCGGGAGCAGGAAGCCATCCGATTGGTATACCGGGATGATGATTTGCTGTATGTGAGTATTCATGCTTTGCATAAGATTGCTAAGTACACTGGTAAAGAAGGCGCTCCTCCAATAATGAGCAAACTGGGTTCGCCAGACTGGGAAAACAAGAAAGCCAGGGCAAAAAAACAGGTAAAAGACATTGCCAAAGAATTAATAGAATTATATGCCAAGCGCCGGTCAGCACCAGGATATGCTTTCAGTAGAGATAATTTTATGCAGGCAGAACTGGAATCTTCCTTTATATATGAAGACACCCCTGACCAGGCTAAAGCTACTACCGATGTAAAAGCAGATATGGAACAGCCTCATCCGATGGATAGATTAGTGTGTGGAGATGTAGGCTTTGGAAAAACTGAAGTTGCCATTCGGGCTGCTTTCAAAGCCGTTTGCGATAATAAACAAGTGGCTGTTTTGGTGCCTACCACAGTTCTGGCTATTCAGCATTATAAAACTTTTAAAGAAAGACTGGAAAAATTTCCTGTCAAAATTGAGTATATCAACCGCTTTAAAACCACCCAGCAAATCAAGGAAACCCTCAAAAGAGTGGAGGTTGGCGAAACAGGTATATTAATAGGTACACACCGGATCGTGAGCAAGGATATTAAGTTTAAAAATTTAGGCTTAATGATTATTGATGAGGAACAGAAGTTTGGCGTAAAAACTAAAGAAAAACTAAAGGAGATGCGGGTAAATGTTGATGCTTTAACCCTTACAGCTACTCCTATTCCCCGAACTTTACATTTCTCTTTGATGGGTGCGCGTGATTTATCTATTATTGCCACTCCTCCACCTAACCGGCAACCAGTAACCACTGAACTTCATATTTTTAATGAGGTTTTAATTAGAGATGCCGTTAGTTTTGAATTGCGTAGGGGAGGGCAGGTATTTTTTGTACACAACCGGGTAAGTGATATTGAAGCTATGGGTAATTTAATTTTGAAACTCGTCCCTGATGCAAAAATTGGAATTGCACATGGACAGATGGAAGGTGATCGCCTCGAAAAAGCAATGCTGAAATTTATTGAAGGCGAATTTGATGTACTAGTTTCTACCAATATTATTGAATCAGGGCTGGATATTCCTAATGCCAATACTATTATTATTAACCAGGCACATATGTTTGGCTTATCTGATCTACATCAGATGAGGGGTCGTGTCGGAAGATCGAATAAAAAGGCTTTCTGTTATTTGCTTACGCCAGCCATTTCTGCCATGACTACAGATGCTCGAAAAAGGCTAAGCACACTGGAAGAGTTTTCTGAGCTAGGTGATGGATTTAAAGTTGCCATGCGGGATCTGGATATTCGGGGGGCGGGAAACTTATTAGGTGCTGAGCAAAGTGGATTTATTTCTGACCTTGGTTTTGAAATGTACCATGATATTCTCGACAAAGCTGTTCAGGAATTAAAAGAATCTGAATTTAAAGATTTGTTTGTAAAGGAGTTACCTGTAAAAGAACTGGTCACAGATTGTGTAATTGAAACAGATTTGCAGATATTGATCCCAGAAAAATATGTAACAAGCATTTCTGAAAGGCTGAGTTTATATTCCCAATTGGATAACATTAAAGATGAAGAAGCTTTACGAAAATTCCAGCAATCGGTAACAGACCGGTTTGGTCCCTTACCTGACGAAGTACATGATCTGATTGAAATTGTGCGTCTGAGGTGGATTGCTGAGAGAATTGGCCTTGAAAAGATGGTGATTAAGAATGATTCCTTAAAGGGCTATTTTGTTTCATCAGAAAATGAAGCTTACTTTAAATCTGATAAATTTAGTCGGGTGTTACAATTCTTACAAAAAAATCCTAAAAAAAGCCGTCTAAAAGAAGCAAAAAATAAACTGTTTATTATTTTCGATAATATTTCCTCTGTTAAAAGTGCGATAGAAGCCTTATCACAAATATAG
- the bshA gene encoding N-acetyl-alpha-D-glucosaminyl L-malate synthase BshA — MKIGIVCYPTFGGSGVVATELGKALAQEGHKIHFITYTQPARFDFFNENLFYHEVSISSYPLFEYPPYELALASKMVNVVKYEKLDLLHVHYAIPHASAAYMAKQILKTHGIHIPVVTTLHGTDITLVGKDPSYEPVVTFSINQSDGVTAVSEDLKQDTYKHFAINKEIEVIPNFIDLDRFKKQKKEHFKKAIAPHNEKLLVHTSNFRKVKRIEDVIRVFSEVRKQIPSKLLLVGDGPERTAMENLSRQLDACDDVRFLGKLDAVEEVLSVCDLFVMPSEKESFGLAALEAMACEVPVISSDAGGIPELNVHGKTGFISKVGDVPDMVKNALFILKDENLPTFKHNAIERAKEFDVTRILPMYENYYKKY, encoded by the coding sequence ATGAAAATAGGTATTGTTTGTTACCCGACATTTGGCGGTAGTGGTGTTGTAGCCACTGAATTGGGAAAAGCCCTGGCTCAGGAAGGCCATAAAATACATTTCATCACCTATACACAGCCTGCTCGATTCGATTTCTTTAATGAGAATCTGTTTTATCACGAAGTTTCCATTTCTTCCTATCCTTTGTTTGAGTACCCTCCTTATGAGCTTGCCTTGGCCAGTAAAATGGTAAATGTGGTGAAGTATGAGAAGCTGGATTTATTGCATGTGCATTATGCCATTCCTCATGCATCAGCAGCATACATGGCCAAACAAATTCTGAAAACGCATGGCATTCATATTCCTGTTGTTACCACCTTACATGGCACCGATATAACCCTTGTGGGAAAAGATCCCTCTTATGAGCCGGTGGTTACGTTTAGTATCAATCAATCGGATGGGGTAACAGCTGTTTCGGAAGACTTGAAACAGGATACCTACAAGCATTTTGCTATTAACAAAGAAATAGAAGTTATTCCCAACTTTATAGACTTAGACCGGTTTAAAAAGCAAAAGAAAGAGCATTTTAAAAAAGCTATTGCGCCACACAACGAAAAACTGCTCGTACACACATCTAATTTCCGTAAGGTAAAGCGGATCGAAGACGTAATCAGGGTGTTTAGTGAGGTACGCAAACAAATTCCTAGTAAGTTATTATTGGTAGGCGACGGACCTGAAAGAACGGCGATGGAAAATTTAAGCCGCCAGTTAGATGCCTGCGATGATGTCCGTTTCTTGGGTAAGCTGGATGCTGTAGAGGAAGTATTGTCTGTATGTGACCTGTTTGTGATGCCCTCTGAAAAAGAAAGTTTCGGACTGGCTGCTCTGGAAGCCATGGCTTGTGAAGTGCCGGTAATATCTTCGGATGCCGGAGGTATACCAGAGCTGAATGTACATGGAAAAACAGGTTTTATCAGCAAAGTGGGTGATGTACCGGATATGGTAAAAAATGCGCTGTTTATTTTGAAAGACGAAAACCTTCCAACGTTCAAACACAATGCGATAGAAAGAGCCAAAGAGTTTGATGTGACAAGAATTCTGCCTATGTATGAAAATTATTATAAAAAGTACTAG
- a CDS encoding trypsin-like peptidase domain-containing protein → MNFIYAAERVRPAVVHIKTSYDATAMGGDDDIEGIFREFHGDGSSKSPFGSPSPRESAGSGVIISADGYIATNNHVVESANKIQVILDDKRSYIGTVVGTDPTTDLALVKIEDDALPFVKYGDSDKLKVGEWVLAVGNPFDLTSTVTAGIVSAKSRNINILRDEKNMQVESFIQTDAAVNPGNSGGALVDLKGQLVGINTAIATSTRFSQGYSFAVPVTLVKKVMDDLLKYGEVQRALLGVIIRQDIDADFAKEKGLKSLKGVYIEDVNDESAAKQAGIKAGDVVKRINDIEVNSSSELQGVVATYRPGDKVKVAYERGGKEYITQVTLRNSMGNTSIVKRETTAKEKGILGAELLAISEAEKRVAGIESGVRITKLSSGKMKEAGFKPGFIITHIDKKAVKTPNDVIKSIQNVKEGAVLIEGVYADGTKDYRAIVP, encoded by the coding sequence TTGAATTTCATCTATGCAGCTGAAAGAGTGCGGCCGGCTGTAGTTCATATTAAAACTTCTTATGATGCTACTGCTATGGGTGGAGATGATGATATAGAGGGCATATTCCGTGAGTTTCATGGAGATGGTTCATCTAAAAGCCCTTTTGGCAGCCCAAGTCCCAGAGAATCTGCTGGCTCAGGGGTGATTATTTCAGCAGATGGATATATTGCAACCAATAACCACGTAGTAGAAAGCGCTAATAAAATACAGGTGATTCTGGATGACAAGCGGAGTTATATAGGCACAGTTGTTGGAACAGATCCTACGACAGATCTGGCTCTGGTGAAAATTGAAGACGATGCGCTACCTTTTGTAAAATATGGAGATTCAGATAAACTAAAAGTAGGAGAGTGGGTACTGGCTGTTGGTAATCCTTTTGATTTGACTTCTACTGTTACAGCTGGAATTGTAAGTGCAAAATCCCGTAACATTAATATTCTGCGTGACGAAAAAAATATGCAGGTAGAATCCTTCATTCAGACAGATGCTGCTGTAAATCCAGGCAATAGTGGCGGTGCATTAGTTGATTTAAAAGGCCAACTGGTAGGCATCAATACGGCCATTGCAACTTCTACCAGGTTTTCTCAAGGATATTCTTTCGCTGTGCCAGTTACCCTGGTAAAAAAAGTAATGGATGATTTGCTTAAATATGGAGAGGTACAACGTGCTTTATTGGGTGTGATTATCAGACAAGATATTGATGCCGACTTTGCCAAAGAGAAAGGGCTTAAATCATTAAAAGGTGTTTATATTGAAGATGTAAATGATGAAAGCGCTGCAAAGCAAGCTGGTATAAAAGCGGGTGACGTGGTAAAACGTATCAATGATATTGAAGTTAATTCATCTTCAGAATTGCAGGGAGTAGTCGCTACCTACCGCCCAGGAGATAAAGTGAAAGTAGCTTATGAAAGAGGTGGAAAAGAGTATATTACGCAGGTTACGCTAAGAAATAGCATGGGAAATACCAGTATTGTGAAGCGGGAAACCACAGCTAAAGAAAAAGGTATTCTTGGTGCGGAATTATTAGCAATTAGTGAGGCAGAAAAAAGAGTAGCCGGTATTGAAAGTGGGGTTAGAATTACAAAGTTATCTTCCGGAAAGATGAAAGAGGCAGGATTTAAACCTGGTTTTATTATTACACATATCGATAAAAAAGCGGTTAAAACGCCTAATGATGTAATCAAAAGTATCCAGAATGTGAAAGAAGGCGCTGTGCTCATTGAAGGAGTATATGCAGATGGCACCAAAGATTACAGAGCTATCGTACCCTAA
- the amaB gene encoding L-piperidine-6-carboxylate dehydrogenase — protein MQDTLALLQIQAHNPSYSTGLHWGKPDTGAKHDIYSPIDAQLIASVQMASADDYEKVVHTAEKAFVEWRKVPAPKRGDIVRQIGDELRKHKAALGKLVSYEMGKIYQEGLGEVQEMIDICDFATGLARQLHGLTMHSERPEHRMYEQYHPLGIIGIISAFNFPVAVWSWNAMLAAICGNVCIWKPSEKTPLSAIACQRILAKVLEDNNLPEGIFNLIIGDASTGQRMAEDNRLPLISATGSTRMGKQVAKTVAGRLGKALLELGGNNAIIITPHADIEMAVRASVFGAVGTCGQRCTTTRRLIVHADVYESVREKLLHIYKRLPIGNPLNENKLVGPLIDKDAVQAFVSAIEKVKQEGGNVLTGGTVLSGEEYAAGTYVMPAIIEVKNEYPTVQEETFAPILYLIRYEGDVQSAIDIQNNVRQGLSSAIFSNHLHEAEAFLSSIGSDCGIANVNIGTSGAEIGGAFGGEKETGGGRESGSDAWKVYMRRQTNTINYGKTLPLAQGIKFEVV, from the coding sequence ATGCAAGATACTTTAGCACTTCTGCAGATTCAGGCACATAATCCATCTTATAGCACTGGTTTACATTGGGGAAAGCCTGACACTGGTGCCAAGCATGATATTTATTCTCCTATTGATGCCCAGTTAATCGCTTCGGTCCAGATGGCTTCTGCAGACGACTATGAAAAGGTAGTACATACAGCCGAAAAAGCTTTTGTAGAATGGCGTAAAGTCCCTGCACCAAAACGAGGAGATATTGTCCGGCAAATTGGAGATGAATTACGTAAGCACAAAGCAGCCTTAGGAAAATTAGTTAGCTATGAAATGGGTAAAATCTATCAGGAAGGCTTAGGAGAAGTACAGGAAATGATAGATATCTGTGATTTTGCTACCGGATTAGCCCGGCAATTACATGGACTTACTATGCACTCTGAGCGGCCCGAACACAGAATGTATGAGCAGTATCATCCTTTGGGAATTATAGGTATTATATCTGCCTTTAACTTTCCTGTAGCAGTATGGTCATGGAATGCCATGCTTGCAGCAATATGTGGAAATGTATGTATCTGGAAGCCTTCCGAAAAAACACCGCTAAGCGCTATTGCCTGTCAGCGTATTTTAGCGAAAGTGCTAGAAGATAATAATTTACCGGAAGGTATTTTTAACTTGATTATTGGTGATGCAAGTACAGGCCAACGGATGGCAGAAGACAACCGATTGCCTTTAATTTCGGCTACAGGTTCTACAAGAATGGGAAAACAGGTAGCAAAAACAGTAGCAGGCCGGCTTGGAAAAGCCCTTCTAGAATTAGGTGGAAACAATGCCATTATTATCACTCCCCATGCTGACATAGAGATGGCTGTAAGAGCCTCAGTTTTTGGTGCAGTAGGGACTTGTGGCCAACGATGTACGACCACCCGAAGATTAATTGTACACGCTGATGTGTATGAATCTGTGAGAGAAAAACTGTTACATATTTATAAGCGCTTGCCTATTGGTAATCCACTAAACGAGAATAAATTGGTTGGCCCACTCATTGATAAAGATGCAGTACAAGCTTTTGTATCTGCCATTGAAAAAGTAAAGCAGGAGGGTGGCAATGTGCTTACTGGAGGAACAGTTCTTAGTGGAGAGGAGTATGCAGCCGGTACTTATGTAATGCCTGCCATTATTGAAGTAAAGAACGAATATCCTACGGTTCAGGAAGAAACTTTTGCTCCGATCTTATATTTAATACGCTATGAAGGAGATGTACAAAGCGCTATTGACATACAAAATAATGTGAGACAAGGACTTTCTTCTGCAATTTTTTCCAATCACTTACATGAAGCCGAAGCTTTTTTGTCTTCCATCGGTTCGGATTGTGGTATTGCCAATGTGAATATTGGAACCTCAGGTGCTGAAATTGGTGGAGCTTTTGGAGGCGAAAAAGAAACCGGAGGGGGTAGAGAGTCCGGTTCTGACGCCTGGAAAGTATATATGCGCCGTCAGACAAATACAATCAATTATGGAAAGACACTTCCCCTGGCGCAGGGGATCAAATTTGAGGTTGTATAA